ttctaGACCAAGCTCAAACGCTTTGAAATCGGATGCAAACGAAAATACGGACTCTTCTTTGCCGCCTTCCAAGAAggaatttattgaaaaatctCTGCACAAGTTATCTGAACCATTGCATGATGATTCTCGTCAAAATTCTGATCACAACTTTGCTCCGCATTCACGTCCGATTGCAATTCGTGTGGCCACAGCCTCTCAACGCGAACTTGAGCAAACTGAAAAgcgaaaagcaaaaaatggAGCAGCAAATGCTTCAAATATGGAAAGCCGCTCTTCTGAAAACGAAACTCATCGCTTCAAAAAGTTCTATGGTAAAGAACGAGAGTTATCAAACAACGAATTTCCAAGTCGTCAGACCAAAACTGTCACATCAGCCAATTCATCTAACATTAGGGATATGGAACATACTATTTCCGATAAACCTCGTTCTGAACCAGATGCTATACCATCAAGTAAAAGCATGCACTCAAATAAGCCATTTGAGGAAAAATCAGAAAAACCAACGACCAAAAGACTTGTTACTAACCCATCAAATGTGAATGCTTCATGGCATTCAAATATGTTAAAAAGACAAGAAGATTTACGAAAGAAGAAACCGTTAACCGACAACGGTGCAACTTCAAGGCATATGCTAAAATCTGGGTTAACACGCGTCACGTCGAAACCCACTCAAAGGTTTGCGAATGAGCTAGCTGAGGACATGTCATTGGCATTTCATTCAactattccaaaaaaaatggagcCTGACTCAGTTACTTCTGTAACTCAGCCTTCTGTTGGTAGTTTGAGAAACAACTTCGATATAGGGACCACTAATAGTCAGAATGAAGAtcgaaaaaagaagatagctgcacaaaaaaataagaatcCCGTACATGGTAATGTCGGTCTTACGAATCAACATGGATTCAAAACAATGCATCACAACGTCAACCCTTTTACTAAGCAGAATGGTATTATGAAAGGAAAGCTTCCATCTTCTAGTACTTCACAATCAAATAAAccttttattgaaaaagcttCTATGCACGCTCCAGCTAAAGGTAGGAACTCGTCTATGCAGGAGCCCTCTTCTAAATCACCGTTACTGAAAACGCCTAAGTCGAATTATTTTCCTGGATATGGATCCCTATCGCCTAACACGTCTGTGGAATTACCAGAAATAAATAGCGATTATTCGGATGATTCAGATGATGAAGgtaataagaaaaaggtaaatTTACCATCGTGGGCTGAATCACCTGAGTTACGAGAGCAATTAAAACGACAACAAAAGTGGGATCCAGACAAAATTTTCGGTATGATTAAACCTCTGCAAATGGATGAGTATTTCCGATCGAAGGATCGATCGAAGATTCGATTTCGACCAAGAAGCTCTTCTGCTGACTGGTCATCTCAAGATCGTTTGACCCAAGCAGAAATTGATAACTATAAGAAAAACATGGGTTTTTTATAGAGTTCTggatttttgaaatgaattttgtatattaaaGAACTGGGAAATTAATAGAGAAATACTTTAATTTATCTTATGAAACAATTTGCATAGAGTTAGAtgacaaaattaaattagaTTAAAGGTTTTTGAATCTACTAATAACAATTATAATGAAATAGACCTCCATCTTAGACATTGAAGCATCGCTGATAATTAGTTTTTGTGCCGCAATAACATTAGCCATTAACAAACGTAGTTTGACATTGCCAGAAACTTAATCTACTTGTTCAaagttttaatttctttgaacGAAAAGAAACTGTGAAAGTACTTCTATCATCAATAGTTTAGCACAGTTTACATTGCTAGTTTTGGTTACACTAGACATTTACGTTCCAccattttaataaaactagTGTAAAGCTTTTTTACCGTCTGGTTGgttactttaaaaaaaagaattattctATTAAATGTGTGAACTAACGTAACCCGCACCTGAATAAATCATCCTAACGAAACATTAAGTCTATGGAAGAATATGAAGATTTTGAGATGGAAGATTTGAGCGAATTAGTCTCTTATATGGACTATCTTGAAACACAAAGATTGACTATTAGCCAATTGGATTATTCTTTGAGCATTCCACCACAATTGCTCGTAAGCAGGGAAATTTCTAAACTAGAGGACGAAGGTACGATATATTTCACTCAAGTCATGAACCAGACAAGCTAATAATCAACGTTCAGTTTGTGAAATGTTAAAAGAAAGTTCATTATTCCAACTGTTTCGAAAACACAAAGGTTATTTAAATGTAAGGTCTTTCTGAAGTTTgtgaatgattttttatggTTTTGTCAACAGATTTATAATAGCGGATTGAGACAATGCTATTCTTAGCATAATCATTTACAAGCATTAATCAATTGcatgtttttcatttactgACAGAACCTATTATTAGGTTACTGACCTTGTTTTACCTTTGTGGTGTGAAGTGCAACATGAATACTATTTATTgagaagaattaaaaaaaagacccCGAAGATGGAACGCGGAATTAAGCTGCATCAAATACTTGAGTATGAAACCTCCCCTCCATCAGAACGTCGAGTGCTTGATCGGACATCCAAGGAGGAACCATGGGCATTACGATTATTAAGGCAATTAGAAGGTATTATgttattacaaaaaaatggaattaCAAGAGAGTTTCCAATCTGGGGATATTACAAAGAGTCCTCAATTTTTGGCATTATTGATGAAATAAGTCTAAACAACCCttcaaaaagcaattttaaTAGTGACATCCGCAATtacttcaatttcaaaatgtaCGATTTAAGTTTTGTTGACAATAAAACTCGGTTTTCTTCCAGAAAGCCTGGAGCTTCACAAATTCTTAGTTCCAAAGTACAACTAATGTATTACGTTCatctctttttaaattatttccCCTCTCTAGgagaaaaacaacaaaGCATTTTTAGGGATATTTCTCCTACATATTCTAACAGACTTCATTCTCAAAGTCACTGGTGGAACATGTTTTTGAGCCAACTATCGCTGGACGGCACCAAGGACTTGGGGCCGAAATTTTTAGAGCAAtcaattctttcaattccCGATATTCCTGAAGATGTCTTTGCAGGTCATAACTCGCTAAATGGACTTTATGCACTCGTATTTGCTTCAGCTAAGAAGTTGCATTTACGTCTTACTGATGACAATCTTACCATTGTAAGTGACACAACCAATTAACTCGAAAATTATTTCGTTATCATTAcaacttttaattttttttacgatgATTAGAATCCTTTTCGTAATATGATTGTCTGAACTATCGTTACTAACATCTTTTACTAGGCATACAGGAATGACAAAACAGGAGAAGTGGTATACAAAGACAAATTCTCTTTTAGcaataaattattagaaGCTTCCTATACTAAGGCTTATCAATTTTGGCACAATTTAAGGGAGCCTGAAGGCGTTCCTGCAGAGGAAGTCTACAAATGCCGAAGTTGTGAATTTCAGAAAGAATGTTGGTGGctcaaaaagaaacagTATTACCCTCTTTCAAGTCCGTAATTGGGAATAATGACAGTTGAAAAGATTCCCAGAACATAGTTGGTCATTGGCATCCTATATGTTTAGCAACGATTTTCTTCCATCATATTTTGATAGGGCTGCTAGGTTGTTGAAGTCAtcaacttttaatttttttatcaatctTTAAGAGGCAATTGAAATCATTTCTATGTAATCGATATAATTTGTGTTAAATCTCTATTTAAAAGAGCatggtttttttattgcatttTCTAGATCTCGGTGACGATGCAATTCTTTGGTAGCTTGTTTGTTTCTCTCCTAGGTGCCGCGGGTCTAGCTAATGCTCTACCA
This region of Schizosaccharomyces pombe strain 972h- genome assembly, chromosome: II genomic DNA includes:
- the exo5 gene encoding single-strand DNA-specific 5'-3' exodeoxyribonuclease Exo5 yields the protein MEEYEDFEMEDLSELVSYMDYLETQRLTISQLDYSLSIPPQLLVSREISKLEDEVCEMLKESSLFQLFRKHKGYLNVTDLVLPLWCEVQHEYYLLRRIKKKTPKMERGIKLHQILEYETSPPSERRVLDRTSKEEPWALRLLRQLEGIMLLQKNGITREFPIWGYYKESSIFGIIDEISLNNPSKSNFNSDIRNYFNFKMYDLSFVDNKTRFSSRKPGASQILSSKVQLMYYVHLFLNYFPSLGEKQQSIFRDISPTYSNRLHSQSHWWNMFLSQLSLDGTKDLGPKFLEQSILSIPDIPEDVFAGHNSLNGLYALVFASAKKLHLRLTDDNLTIAYRNDKTGEVVYKDKFSFSNKLLEASYTKAYQFWHNLREPEGVPAEEVYKCRSCEFQKECWWLKKKQYYPLSSP
- the exo5 gene encoding mitochondrial single stranded DNA specific 5'-3' exodeoxyribonuclease Exo5.2, coding for MLKESSLFQLFRKHKGYLNVTDLVLPLWCEVQHEYYLLRRIKKKTPKMERGIKLHQILEYETSPPSERRVLDRTSKEEPWALRLLRQLEGIMLLQKNGITREFPIWGYYKESSIFGIIDEISLNNPSKSNFNSDIRNYFNFKMYDLSFVDNKTRFSSRKPGASQILSSKVQLMYYVHLFLNYFPSLGEKQQSIFRDISPTYSNRLHSQSHWWNMFLSQLSLDGTKDLGPKFLEQSILSIPDIPEDVFAGHNSLNGLYALVFASAKKLHLRLTDDNLTIAYRNDKTGEVVYKDKFSFSNKLLEASYTKAYQFWHNLREPEGVPAEEVYKCRSCEFQKECWWLKKKQYYPLSSP